From the Fibrobacter sp. UWB11 genome, one window contains:
- a CDS encoding DUF3536 domain-containing protein, whose product MTEKNPLYFTIHGHFYQPPRENPWTGVIENQPSARPFHDWNERIASECYSPNSASRILNSKGKIVDIVNNYDFMSFNIGPTLMGWIRTNTPDTYKRIKEADKRSQDRLNGHGNAIAQVYNHIIMPLASEQDKRTQIRWGIEDFKFHFGRMPEAMWLAETAINFETVVELIKAGIKFTVLSPTQADKFRKFGDKKWTDCSNTNIDTTRPYRIYPRDKEGNLVCDGYLDVFFYNPWLSSAVGFEHLLRDAGTFGHRIESAWDANRNEPQLVSIGTDGESYGHHEPFGDMCAAWLYNKFAPQNNMVPVNYGWYLEKFPPKYEVELKNFYGEGCAWSCAHGVGRWYRDCGCSTGGGADWNQKWRGPLRDAFNHLKEVADNIFVREFEKISKIDPWDARNNYIQVLVAPEDESRKEQFLKDTLKDYDKQEDRAKAIRLLEIQKFCLFSFTSCGWFFNDIEGLEPVQNMRYALRAMQLLKPFLPMGDNLKSEILYILARATSNEHKWNGAEVFTKYAEENVPSVIKQMAERAAIYHLELEEDYLNKDSRITATKIASRRRQTLVRTSYEDKDLGESCVTTNLVVTDQLSRVNIVVAMGEEKESGLTFVENTNMTTEQLHELYPTAYVVRMSNLASDSLKRINLLSTQKHLENITKSFSGFALNHGISIDSLADPDHTLPDTMRKILTVEINARIHHAALQLLNEHNKATIEEIHELIDEATALNTHFSFGGLGHMFFHKLTLLIDEVAKKYDESTLNYITDLITVADWLKLYINKTSLENYVFGFYKEYKAEPKGKFAALKLMFQWLNFEVDNV is encoded by the coding sequence ATGACCGAAAAGAACCCCCTTTATTTTACAATTCACGGACATTTTTATCAACCGCCCCGCGAAAATCCTTGGACTGGCGTTATCGAAAACCAGCCGAGTGCACGTCCGTTCCACGATTGGAACGAACGCATTGCAAGCGAGTGCTATAGCCCGAACTCCGCAAGCCGTATTTTAAATTCTAAAGGCAAGATTGTAGACATCGTAAACAACTACGATTTCATGAGTTTCAACATCGGCCCGACTCTCATGGGCTGGATTCGTACAAATACGCCTGACACATACAAGCGCATTAAAGAAGCGGACAAGCGCAGCCAAGATCGCTTGAATGGCCATGGCAACGCCATAGCCCAAGTTTACAACCACATCATCATGCCGCTTGCAAGCGAGCAAGACAAGCGTACACAAATCCGCTGGGGCATCGAAGATTTTAAGTTCCATTTCGGTCGCATGCCCGAAGCCATGTGGCTCGCCGAAACAGCAATCAACTTCGAAACCGTCGTTGAACTCATCAAGGCGGGCATCAAATTCACAGTTCTTTCGCCTACGCAGGCTGACAAGTTCCGCAAGTTTGGCGACAAGAAGTGGACCGATTGCAGCAACACGAACATCGACACTACGCGCCCGTACCGCATTTACCCGCGCGACAAAGAAGGCAACCTCGTCTGTGACGGTTACCTCGACGTATTCTTCTACAACCCGTGGCTTTCGAGCGCAGTCGGCTTTGAACATTTGCTCCGCGATGCAGGAACATTCGGCCACCGCATTGAAAGCGCCTGGGACGCCAATCGCAATGAACCGCAACTTGTAAGCATCGGTACCGACGGCGAATCTTACGGTCACCACGAACCGTTTGGCGACATGTGCGCTGCATGGCTTTATAACAAGTTCGCACCGCAGAACAACATGGTCCCCGTAAACTACGGCTGGTACCTTGAAAAGTTCCCGCCCAAGTACGAAGTCGAACTCAAGAATTTTTATGGCGAAGGCTGCGCATGGAGTTGCGCCCATGGTGTTGGTCGCTGGTACAGAGACTGCGGCTGCTCCACCGGTGGCGGCGCCGACTGGAACCAAAAATGGCGTGGCCCGCTCCGCGATGCATTCAACCACCTCAAGGAAGTGGCCGACAACATTTTCGTTCGCGAATTCGAAAAGATTTCGAAAATCGACCCGTGGGATGCCCGCAACAATTACATTCAGGTACTCGTTGCTCCGGAAGACGAATCCCGCAAGGAACAGTTCCTCAAGGATACGCTCAAGGACTACGACAAGCAAGAAGACCGCGCCAAGGCAATTCGACTTCTCGAAATCCAGAAGTTCTGCCTGTTCAGCTTCACGAGCTGCGGTTGGTTCTTCAACGATATCGAAGGTTTGGAACCGGTTCAGAACATGCGTTACGCCCTCCGCGCCATGCAGCTCTTAAAGCCATTCCTCCCGATGGGTGATAACCTCAAGAGTGAAATTCTCTATATTCTCGCTCGCGCCACAAGTAACGAACACAAGTGGAACGGCGCCGAAGTCTTCACGAAGTACGCCGAAGAAAACGTCCCGTCCGTCATCAAGCAGATGGCAGAACGTGCCGCAATTTACCACCTCGAACTCGAAGAAGACTATCTCAACAAGGATTCCCGCATCACCGCAACAAAGATTGCCTCCCGCCGTCGCCAGACGCTTGTGCGCACATCTTACGAAGACAAAGATCTCGGTGAATCTTGCGTGACCACGAACTTGGTCGTCACCGACCAGCTCAGCCGCGTGAACATCGTTGTCGCCATGGGCGAAGAAAAAGAAAGCGGGCTCACGTTTGTTGAAAATACGAACATGACGACGGAACAGCTCCACGAGCTCTATCCGACAGCATACGTTGTCCGCATGAGCAACCTTGCGAGCGATTCCTTGAAGCGCATCAATTTACTTTCGACGCAAAAGCACCTCGAGAACATCACAAAGTCGTTCTCCGGTTTTGCTCTGAACCACGGCATTTCCATCGACAGCCTTGCAGACCCCGACCATACATTACCGGACACCATGAGAAAGATTCTCACGGTGGAAATCAACGCTCGCATTCACCATGCTGCATTGCAGTTGCTGAACGAGCATAACAAGGCAACCATCGAAGAAATCCACGAGCTCATTGACGAAGCTACAGCACTCAACACGCACTTTAGCTTTGGTGGGCTTGGCCACATGTTCTTCCACAAGCTCACGCTTCTCATTGACGAAGTTGCAAAGAAGTACGACGAAAGCACTCTCAACTACATCACAGACCTGATTACAGTTGCAGATTGGCTAAAGCTCTACATCAACAAGACTTCTCTTGAGAACTATGTCTTTGGATTCTACAAGGAATACAAGGCAGAGCCGAAGGGCAAATTTGCAGCCCTCAAGCTCATGTTCCAATGGCTGAACTTTGAGGTCGATAATGTATAA
- the hpt gene encoding hypoxanthine phosphoribosyltransferase gives MYKLSNAPLLNAPQIDKRLESLAQELKACDFDIILSALTGSYIFTADLSRRIATPKLRIAFIKASSYGESDQPNANVHISGLEGLDIKGKRVLLIDDILDTGNTMYSLVKALADYSPASIKTCVLLNKESRRTVDYHADFVGFEIENKFVVGYGLDYANDYRTLPEIWTLEEV, from the coding sequence ATGTATAAATTGTCAAATGCCCCGCTTCTAAACGCGCCGCAAATTGACAAGCGTCTGGAATCACTCGCCCAAGAACTAAAGGCGTGTGATTTCGACATTATTTTATCAGCACTCACAGGCAGCTACATTTTTACCGCCGATTTGTCTCGCCGTATCGCAACTCCGAAATTGCGCATTGCATTTATCAAAGCATCTAGTTACGGCGAATCCGATCAACCGAACGCAAACGTCCATATTTCAGGCCTTGAAGGTCTCGACATCAAAGGCAAACGCGTTTTGTTGATTGACGATATCCTTGACACTGGCAACACGATGTACTCCCTCGTGAAAGCCCTCGCGGACTACTCCCCCGCTTCTATCAAGACTTGCGTACTGTTGAATAAGGAATCAAGACGAACTGTTGATTATCACGCTGATTTCGTCGGTTTTGAAATAGAAAATAAATTTGTGGTCGGTTACGGTCTCGACTATGCAAACGATTACCGTACCTTGCCCGAAATATGGACTCTTGAAGAAGTATGA
- the queA gene encoding tRNA preQ1(34) S-adenosylmethionine ribosyltransferase-isomerase QueA: MEYRLSDYNFEFPKELIASRTAGKGKTNILYCPKDGGERRIMKAPEIVDLFRPGDCLVVNNTKVIPARLYGETQFGGQVEVLLVQALNPSTAGEARFEAKVHPGKAFQVGRELKLAGVRTFVEEVHEEDGNRVLRFEKTPAEMEEVMNREGHVPLPPYIDRPDDEDDKKAYQTIFAKYAGAVAAPTASLHFSEQMLNDLKAKGVYVAEVTLHVGPGTFQNISVEDFSQHKMHGEHYELTKENADIINKAKRDGGRVVTVGTTSTRVVETIADANGFLKPQKGVTYAFFYPGYKYKLVDGLLTNFHWPKSSLILLVSAFYGRENTLAAYKMAVENKLKLFSYGDGMLIL, encoded by the coding sequence ATGGAATACCGTCTTTCTGATTATAACTTTGAATTCCCGAAAGAATTGATTGCCTCGCGTACAGCAGGTAAGGGCAAAACGAATATTCTGTATTGCCCGAAAGATGGCGGTGAACGCCGCATCATGAAGGCTCCTGAAATTGTCGATTTGTTCCGTCCGGGCGATTGTCTTGTGGTGAACAATACGAAGGTGATTCCGGCACGCCTTTATGGCGAAACTCAGTTTGGTGGCCAGGTGGAAGTTCTCTTGGTACAGGCGTTAAACCCGTCCACGGCGGGCGAGGCGCGCTTTGAAGCCAAGGTGCATCCGGGCAAGGCTTTCCAGGTCGGGCGCGAACTTAAACTTGCTGGCGTGCGCACGTTTGTGGAAGAAGTTCATGAAGAAGACGGAAACCGCGTTCTCCGCTTTGAAAAGACTCCTGCCGAAATGGAAGAAGTCATGAATAGGGAAGGCCACGTTCCGCTGCCGCCTTACATTGATCGCCCTGATGACGAAGATGATAAAAAAGCGTATCAGACGATTTTTGCAAAGTATGCTGGTGCTGTGGCAGCGCCGACGGCAAGCCTCCATTTTAGCGAACAAATGCTCAACGATTTGAAAGCGAAGGGCGTGTACGTTGCTGAAGTGACGCTTCATGTGGGGCCGGGCACGTTCCAGAATATTTCTGTCGAAGATTTCTCGCAACACAAGATGCATGGCGAGCATTATGAACTCACCAAGGAAAACGCCGACATCATCAACAAGGCAAAACGGGATGGTGGCCGCGTGGTGACTGTAGGCACTACAAGTACGCGTGTTGTCGAAACTATTGCCGATGCGAACGGATTCTTGAAACCGCAAAAGGGTGTCACTTATGCGTTCTTTTATCCGGGATACAAGTACAAGTTGGTGGATGGGCTTTTAACCAATTTCCATTGGCCAAAGAGCTCGCTTATTTTGCTTGTGTCTGCATTCTATGGTCGCGAAAATACGCTCGCTGCATACAAAATGGCCGTAGAGAACAAACTTAAACTGTTCAGCTACGGCGACGGAATGCTTATTTTGTAA
- a CDS encoding YafY family protein has protein sequence MATGYEKINNIKCKLRVPMTVSMLADAMGCGPRTIFRHLNALEQENCGLHKFKKDGETFYVIQTEQKVDFNQKIVKQLEKLKKTMNDTTPLDLKNRKLIDSVISSMQTTDPDGFKAEAITLDPNYIMDYGPFCDHKAQDSTVSRLLSAIREGFKIRITYKSTNEDGEKKTIEVCPVKLVMRIDTLYLIAADDEYPETHIFKNYLVENILNIAQTNKCAIRLDEPFCVYEHYKYAFGKYVSTEDPQTVSLQIKSGWLKTQFNKSRFSPVAEISEGKDGNMIVTLKLRLTPDFKTWLFGVLPDVKILKPESLKTEMLERLKNTLKDMKA, from the coding sequence ATGGCTACTGGATATGAAAAAATAAATAATATCAAATGCAAACTTCGTGTGCCGATGACGGTCTCGATGCTTGCAGATGCTATGGGCTGCGGACCGAGAACGATTTTTCGCCACTTGAATGCTTTGGAACAGGAAAATTGCGGACTCCATAAGTTCAAAAAAGATGGTGAAACTTTTTATGTTATTCAAACCGAGCAAAAGGTCGACTTTAACCAGAAAATCGTCAAGCAGTTGGAAAAACTGAAAAAGACGATGAACGATACGACTCCGTTGGATTTGAAGAATAGAAAGCTCATTGATAGTGTCATTTCGTCTATGCAGACGACCGATCCGGATGGATTCAAGGCCGAAGCGATTACGCTTGATCCGAACTACATTATGGATTATGGCCCATTCTGCGATCACAAAGCTCAAGATTCTACGGTTTCGAGACTCTTGTCTGCAATTCGCGAAGGCTTTAAAATTCGCATTACTTACAAGAGCACAAATGAAGATGGCGAAAAGAAAACGATTGAAGTTTGCCCAGTCAAGCTTGTGATGAGAATTGATACTCTTTATTTGATCGCTGCCGATGATGAATATCCCGAAACCCATATTTTCAAGAATTATCTTGTTGAAAATATCTTGAATATTGCTCAGACTAATAAGTGTGCGATTCGTTTGGATGAACCGTTCTGTGTCTATGAACATTACAAGTACGCTTTCGGAAAGTACGTGTCTACAGAAGACCCGCAAACGGTTTCGCTCCAGATCAAGTCGGGCTGGCTCAAAACGCAGTTTAACAAGTCTCGTTTTTCTCCGGTTGCAGAAATTAGCGAAGGTAAGGACGGGAATATGATTGTGACGTTGAAACTCCGCTTGACTCCGGACTTTAAAACATGGCTGTTTGGCGTATTGCCGGATGTGAAAATCCTGAAGCCGGAATCCTTGAAAACGGAAATGCTTGAACGTTTGAAAAATACATTGAAGGACATGAAGGCGTAG
- a CDS encoding BON domain-containing protein — protein sequence MEEHSTYGGIERGIPLLCVCTHCGTFHVAFSQEFAFCHKDDENSEYAKVYGHNRIFPGDWLYFEGAARPCIVKSFFQSNDREVVVYKRNGLPDEKYEGPKISIEHEVAPEGYRLLPAQCVLTLLGDHVYHVIRKQFGIAVGVVKDETKDKLVVKMDDGLIVFMSYPRYAENPPNAEVISVVRKQLELLSNGLSEDITVEAGQGIVYLRGFVDSLATKRAIQTKVNSIAGLRGCVNMVRVRKNSKVSDEDLEKSIWNVMDDAAHPIFKYGVKVKSGAAKVTFYYEDEVYPDELKSRLESIPGIISLNMHGTAILKENLGKQDLCRRIMNKLASYRFLKNSFVHVTYVGKRFLVEGRVTNIIQREFALLAVAGFARSVAVGNRLRISKA from the coding sequence ATGGAAGAACATTCGACGTATGGGGGAATTGAACGTGGAATTCCGCTGCTTTGTGTTTGTACACATTGCGGCACGTTCCATGTGGCTTTTTCGCAAGAGTTTGCCTTTTGCCACAAGGATGACGAAAACTCCGAGTACGCAAAGGTTTATGGCCACAATCGAATTTTTCCGGGAGACTGGCTTTATTTCGAAGGTGCGGCTCGGCCTTGCATTGTAAAGAGCTTCTTCCAGTCTAATGACAGGGAAGTTGTTGTTTATAAACGAAATGGCCTGCCGGACGAAAAGTACGAAGGTCCGAAAATTTCGATAGAGCATGAGGTGGCGCCTGAAGGCTATAGGCTTTTGCCGGCCCAGTGCGTACTTACCTTGCTTGGCGATCATGTCTATCACGTTATTCGCAAACAGTTTGGAATTGCCGTTGGTGTCGTTAAGGACGAGACGAAGGACAAGCTGGTCGTGAAGATGGATGATGGCTTGATTGTCTTTATGAGCTATCCGCGTTATGCAGAAAATCCGCCTAATGCCGAGGTGATTTCTGTTGTGCGCAAGCAACTTGAACTTTTGTCGAATGGGCTGAGTGAAGATATTACGGTAGAAGCAGGCCAGGGAATTGTTTATTTGCGAGGTTTTGTAGATAGCCTTGCAACGAAACGTGCAATACAAACAAAAGTTAATAGTATTGCTGGATTGCGTGGCTGCGTCAATATGGTGCGTGTTCGCAAAAATTCAAAAGTCTCCGATGAAGATTTGGAAAAAAGTATTTGGAATGTCATGGACGATGCAGCCCATCCCATTTTCAAATATGGTGTTAAAGTCAAGTCGGGGGCGGCAAAGGTAACTTTCTATTACGAAGATGAAGTCTATCCAGATGAATTGAAGTCTCGGTTAGAAAGTATTCCTGGCATTATCTCGTTGAACATGCACGGAACGGCAATTTTAAAAGAGAATTTGGGAAAACAGGATCTTTGTCGCCGTATTATGAATAAACTGGCGTCATATCGATTCCTGAAAAATTCATTTGTCCATGTGACATATGTTGGGAAACGATTCTTGGTGGAAGGAAGAGTGACCAATATTATTCAGAGAGAATTTGCGTTATTGGCTGTTGCAGGCTTTGCACGGTCAGTCGCTGTTGGGAACCGTCTTAGAATATCTAAGGCTTGA
- the gltX gene encoding glutamate--tRNA ligase — MTEKSPVRVRFAPSPTGYLHVGGARTAIYNYFFAKHMGGTFYLRIEDTDRKRYNETALHDLMRDLKWLGLQWDEGPGCEGDCGPYFQSERLDIYHREIKKLLDAGYAYYCFCSEERLQEVRAEQEKSHVPVTGYDRHCRNISREEAEARIAAGEKAVIRFKVPETGVTEFDDMIRGHISYQNELLDDLVLIKRDGYPTYHFASVVDDHLMGTTHVLRGDEWISSTPKHELLYKAFGWQPPVWCHLPVILDKNGGKLSKRKGAASVGDFRDLGYLPETLVNYLALLGWNPGDDREVMTIKEMVESFTLERINPKSASFDEKKLQWMNGQHIHMCDDAFLKGIMKEGLAAKGIDLSNEPEARLDEIVKQLKPRAHFVQDLAEMAVYFFVAPTTYDEKGAKKHFGEGSKEIATLVRDMLASIEDFKTPVIEKGFYELAERCGHKVGELVGAPRLAVSGVTAGPGLWEMFELIGKEEVLRRMDVAMPLMK; from the coding sequence ATGACTGAAAAAAGTCCAGTTCGTGTTCGCTTTGCTCCGAGCCCCACGGGTTATTTGCACGTTGGTGGAGCACGTACCGCAATTTATAACTACTTCTTTGCAAAACACATGGGTGGTACGTTCTACCTGCGCATCGAAGATACTGACCGTAAGCGTTATAATGAAACGGCCCTCCATGACTTGATGCGCGATCTCAAGTGGCTCGGACTCCAGTGGGATGAAGGTCCGGGTTGCGAAGGCGATTGTGGTCCGTACTTCCAGAGCGAACGTTTGGACATTTATCACCGCGAAATCAAGAAGCTCTTGGATGCGGGCTATGCTTATTATTGCTTCTGCTCTGAAGAACGTCTGCAAGAAGTTCGCGCTGAACAAGAAAAGTCTCATGTGCCGGTCACGGGTTACGACCGCCACTGCCGTAACATTAGCCGCGAAGAAGCCGAAGCTCGCATTGCTGCTGGCGAAAAGGCTGTTATCCGCTTCAAGGTTCCTGAAACGGGCGTCACGGAATTCGATGACATGATCCGTGGCCACATCAGCTACCAGAACGAACTTTTGGACGACCTCGTGCTCATCAAGCGCGACGGTTACCCGACTTACCATTTTGCAAGTGTCGTGGATGACCACCTCATGGGAACCACTCACGTGCTCCGCGGCGATGAATGGATCAGCTCCACGCCGAAGCACGAACTCTTGTACAAGGCATTCGGCTGGCAGCCGCCTGTATGGTGCCATTTGCCGGTGATTCTCGACAAGAACGGTGGTAAGCTTTCCAAGCGCAAGGGTGCAGCTTCCGTGGGTGACTTCCGCGATCTCGGCTACTTGCCCGAAACGCTCGTGAACTACTTGGCACTCCTCGGCTGGAATCCGGGTGATGACCGCGAAGTCATGACCATCAAGGAAATGGTCGAAAGCTTCACGCTCGAACGCATTAACCCGAAGTCTGCAAGCTTCGACGAAAAGAAGCTCCAGTGGATGAACGGTCAGCACATCCACATGTGCGACGACGCGTTCCTCAAGGGCATCATGAAGGAAGGCCTTGCCGCAAAGGGAATTGACCTTTCCAACGAACCTGAAGCACGCCTCGATGAAATCGTGAAGCAGCTCAAGCCGCGCGCTCACTTTGTGCAGGATCTTGCTGAAATGGCTGTGTACTTCTTTGTTGCTCCGACAACTTATGATGAAAAGGGCGCGAAGAAGCACTTTGGCGAAGGCTCCAAGGAAATTGCAACGCTCGTGCGTGACATGCTCGCTTCCATCGAAGACTTCAAGACTCCGGTCATCGAGAAAGGCTTCTATGAACTTGCTGAACGTTGCGGTCACAAGGTCGGTGAACTTGTCGGTGCTCCGCGCCTTGCAGTGTCTGGCGTTACCGCTGGCCCGGGTCTCTGGGAAATGTTCGAACTCATTGGCAAGGAAGAAGTGCTCCGCCGCATGGATGTGGCGATGCCGCTGATGAAGTAA
- the fabV gene encoding enoyl-ACP reductase FabV: MIIKPMIRSNMCVNAHPKGCAADVKHQIEYVEKKFAERGILNNIPQDAPKTVLVLGCSTGYGLASRITAAFGYKATTIGVSFEKEGSDGLTDGSREKTGTLGWYNNMAFDKFAKEAGLESVTFNGDAFSHEMRKNVIDTLKKMGKKVDLLVYSVASSVRVDPDNGTVYRSVLKPIGGVFTGATIDCITGKISTISAEPATEEEAANTVKVMGGEDWALWVRKLKEAGVLAEGIKTVAYSYIGPKLSHAIYRDGTIGGAKKHLEATALELNKELQNDLHGEAYVSVNKGLVTRSSAVIPIIPMYISVLFKVMKEMGNHEGCIEQMERLMTERLYTGSSVPTDENHLIRIDDYELDTKVQEEVDKRMATVTQENLAEVGDFEGYRHDFLATNGFDIDGVDYSANVKTLTSI, from the coding sequence ATGATTATCAAGCCAATGATCCGCAGCAACATGTGTGTCAACGCCCACCCGAAGGGCTGCGCTGCCGATGTCAAGCATCAAATCGAATACGTCGAAAAGAAATTTGCCGAACGAGGCATTCTTAACAACATCCCCCAAGACGCTCCCAAGACAGTCCTCGTTCTCGGTTGCTCTACCGGTTACGGTCTTGCAAGCCGTATCACAGCAGCCTTCGGTTACAAGGCTACAACCATCGGAGTTTCCTTTGAAAAAGAGGGTTCCGACGGATTGACCGACGGTTCACGCGAAAAAACGGGCACGCTAGGCTGGTACAACAACATGGCTTTTGACAAATTCGCAAAAGAAGCAGGCCTTGAATCCGTAACATTTAACGGGGATGCTTTTTCGCACGAAATGCGCAAGAACGTTATCGATACCCTTAAGAAGATGGGCAAAAAAGTAGATCTATTAGTTTATAGTGTCGCAAGTTCCGTCCGTGTCGACCCGGATAACGGAACAGTCTATCGCAGTGTTTTGAAGCCCATCGGCGGCGTATTTACCGGAGCAACAATTGACTGTATCACCGGCAAAATCAGTACCATCAGCGCAGAGCCCGCTACCGAAGAAGAAGCGGCTAACACGGTAAAGGTTATGGGTGGTGAAGACTGGGCGCTTTGGGTGCGCAAGCTCAAGGAAGCAGGCGTTCTCGCCGAGGGCATAAAGACAGTAGCTTATTCGTATATCGGTCCAAAGCTTTCACATGCCATTTACCGCGACGGCACCATCGGAGGCGCCAAGAAGCACCTTGAAGCAACAGCTCTTGAGCTCAACAAGGAACTGCAAAACGACCTGCATGGCGAAGCCTATGTTTCTGTGAACAAAGGACTCGTGACACGCTCCAGTGCCGTCATTCCCATCATTCCGATGTACATTTCCGTGCTCTTTAAGGTCATGAAAGAAATGGGTAATCACGAGGGCTGCATCGAGCAAATGGAACGTCTCATGACTGAAAGACTTTATACAGGTTCCAGCGTTCCAACAGACGAAAATCACCTTATCCGCATTGACGATTACGAATTAGATACAAAAGTCCAAGAAGAAGTCGACAAGCGCATGGCAACAGTCACGCAAGAAAACCTTGCCGAAGTCGGCGATTTCGAAGGTTATCGTCATGATTTCCTTGCCACAAACGGTTTCGATATTGATGGCGTGGACTACAGCGCCAATGTTAAAACGCTTACCAGTATCTAA
- a CDS encoding sodium:alanine symporter family protein, whose amino-acid sequence METLNSILDAIDGYVWGVPLIVIILFVGILLTIRLGCLQVMNLHNALRFMAHSEKDGAGEVSSFGALCTALAATIGTGNIVGVATAIGTGGPGALFWMEVAAFLGMATKYAEGLLAVKYRTVDKDGKVLGGPFYYIETGIKERFGWNMKWLAVIFAIFGVCAGLLGIGTITQVNGITSAMARLTPNAAEFVNIGGNSVSITTAIAGFLVTAFAATVIIGGLKRIAKVSMYIVPIMAIVYIIACVLLLLLNFSQISSAIETIVKAAFNPSAVTGGVVGSIFVAMQKGIARGIFSNEAGLGSAPIAAAAAKTKEPVRQGLVCMTGTFFDTIIICTMTGLAIVVSGAWDPKLGLEGVNITMEAFSRGLAIIPGGAVIAPYFLATALVFFAFTTILGWAYYSEKCLQYLIGRKDKKAILTYRWLYIFAIFIGPYLTVSAVWTSADIFNGLMAFPNLIALILLSGIVASETKTFLTKFKNEKY is encoded by the coding sequence ATGGAAACACTCAATTCCATTCTCGATGCTATCGATGGGTACGTCTGGGGCGTTCCCCTCATTGTCATCATTCTCTTTGTAGGCATCCTCCTCACCATCCGTCTCGGCTGTCTGCAGGTCATGAACTTGCACAATGCGCTGCGCTTCATGGCCCACAGCGAAAAGGATGGCGCAGGCGAAGTCTCTAGCTTCGGTGCACTCTGCACGGCTCTCGCTGCCACAATCGGTACGGGTAACATCGTCGGTGTGGCAACTGCTATCGGCACCGGTGGCCCAGGCGCTCTCTTCTGGATGGAAGTCGCCGCATTCCTCGGCATGGCTACAAAGTACGCCGAAGGTTTGCTCGCTGTCAAATACCGCACGGTCGATAAGGACGGCAAGGTTCTCGGCGGTCCGTTCTATTACATTGAAACAGGCATTAAAGAACGCTTTGGCTGGAACATGAAATGGCTTGCCGTGATTTTCGCCATCTTTGGCGTATGCGCAGGTCTCCTTGGCATTGGCACCATCACGCAGGTCAACGGCATCACAAGCGCTATGGCTCGCCTCACCCCGAATGCCGCTGAATTTGTCAACATTGGCGGAAACTCCGTGAGCATCACCACCGCAATTGCCGGATTCCTTGTCACTGCATTTGCGGCAACCGTCATCATCGGCGGACTCAAGCGCATCGCGAAGGTTTCGATGTACATCGTTCCCATCATGGCAATTGTCTACATCATCGCCTGCGTACTCCTTTTGCTCCTCAACTTCTCGCAGATTTCTTCTGCCATCGAAACGATTGTGAAGGCCGCATTCAACCCGTCCGCAGTCACTGGCGGTGTTGTCGGTTCCATCTTTGTTGCCATGCAGAAAGGCATTGCCCGCGGTATTTTCAGTAACGAAGCGGGCCTCGGTTCTGCACCGATTGCAGCAGCCGCAGCAAAGACAAAGGAACCGGTACGTCAGGGTCTCGTTTGCATGACGGGCACGTTCTTCGATACGATTATCATTTGTACGATGACCGGCCTTGCAATTGTGGTCTCGGGCGCTTGGGATCCGAAGCTCGGACTCGAAGGCGTGAACATCACGATGGAAGCATTCTCCCGCGGCCTCGCCATTATCCCTGGCGGTGCAGTGATTGCTCCGTACTTCCTTGCAACAGCTCTCGTATTCTTCGCTTTCACGACGATTCTCGGCTGGGCCTACTACTCTGAAAAGTGCTTGCAGTACTTGATTGGCCGCAAAGACAAGAAGGCAATACTTACCTACCGTTGGCTTTATATCTTCGCAATTTTCATCGGACCATACCTCACAGTAAGTGCCGTTTGGACAAGCGCAGATATCTTTAACGGTCTGATGGCATTCCCGAACTTGATTGCACTCATTCTCCTCTCCGGGATTGTGGCAAGCGAAACAAAAACATTCCTTACTAAGTTCAAGAACGAAAAGTACTAG